The genomic DNA GCGCACGGCTTTCTCGCTCGCAAGGGAATATTCCTGCCAAGGGAGCATTCCGACGACAAAGTCGCCTTTTTGGAATTGTTCGGATTGTGAGTCGACAATTTCACCTACGACGCCTCCGGCAAGGGCTTCATTCAATTTAAAAGGTTCCACATAGGACTTGGCATCTGACATGCGACCACGCATATAAGGGTCGACTGATAGATAAAGGGTTTTTACAAGAACCTGTCCTTGGTCGGGGCGAGGTACGTCAATCTCCTTATAGTGAAAATCCGATTCGACAGGTGTTCCGTTTGGACGCGATACAAGTTGAATCTGTTTTTGCTTGTCTGGCAGCATGGCTGATCCTCCTCTTCATTTTTAAAAATATAGTGTATGCAATAGGATGTTTTTCATGCAATTGACCCCTCAATTAAGGGTCATGGATACCGTAACATAAATGGGAATCCCTAAACAAAGAATAAGGCTTAACAAAAAGCCGGTTTGAGTGATCAAACCGGCTCCCTACTTTATTCCTTGATGTTCTTCTGGATGTAGCTGATTGTTTTACGGAGTTCATTCGGATGCGGACGGCCGAATGGACCGGTTTGTTTTTGTTGATAAAGGATTTCTCCCTTTTCATTCACTAGGAAGTATGCCGGCTCACCGTGCTGTCCGTGATCTTCATATGGAGCATCTTCTCCGTGATAAAATACATCAAATGCCTTGATGGCTTCCAATTTTTCATCGGAAAGAATCGGGAAGGTGATATCTTCTTTATCGACCATTTCCTTCAGGTTATCAAGCGAGTCGCTGGAGATTCCGATGATATGGACGCTGTGCTTCTCGAAGTATTCCTTACCTGCCTGGAATTCACGGAGCTCTTCCTGGCAGACGGGACACCAGGATCCCCTGAAGAATACGATGAGGTGCCAGCTGTCATGTTCTTTTTGATGTTGTTTAAAACTGAATGTTTCACCTGCTACGGATGGAAGTTCAAAATCCGGTACTGTATCTTTTAATTGAAACGTTGCCATGATTACATTCCTCCTGTTTGGTTTACACGTTTTGCATGTTTCGTATCTCATGTTTCGTATCTACAGTCCTTATTTTTCCCGCTCTTATGAAGTTGAAACATTTAAGGGATGAGCGATGTGCTTGATGGGTGTATGATAGTCTATTATTGAAGAGTCCGCGAGTCCTTGTGTCATTGGTTTCCGGACCAGAAGGGGATGGTGGCATGGATAAAAGTGAAATCAGGCATAAAGTATGGGGAAAGCTGACGGATGAAAAGCTGGGCCGATTCCCGTTTCCTCTGACAAATCGAATCCCGAATGTGAAGGGGGCAGAGAAGTCGGCTGCCCATGTAAGGGAGCTGGAGATCTATAAGCGTGCAGGCGTCATCAAGGTGAATCCCGATGCACCGCAGCTTCCTTTGAGGGCATCGATCTTGAAGGATGGGAAAATCCTCTTGATCCCGACTCCCCGCTTGAAGGACGGGTTTGTGATGATCAGGCCAGAAGATGTTCCTGAAGGAGAAGCACGTAAGGCAGCAAGCATCAAACATATGAACGCGTATGGACGGGTCGTTCCTCTGTCCGGAATCCCCAGAATTGATTTAATCGTTGTAGGGTCAGTAGCCATCCATAAAGACGGAAGGCGGTTGGGGAAGGGGGAAGGGTATGCCGACCGTGAATATGCGATCCTGAGGGAAATCGGAAACCCGGCAGTACCCGTCCTCACAACCATCCATAGCGCCCAGCTTGTAGGTGATGACATCCCAAGGGATTCCTTTGACCTGGCCGTCGACTATATCGTGACGGAAGAAGGGGTACTGGAGACGAATACACCTTATGAAAAGCCTGCTGGGATACAATGGGAACATGTGACAGATGAAGAGAAGGAGCTCATGCCGATCTTGAAAGAACTGGAACGTCATCAATCCCGGGAATAGCGGTTGCTTCCGGGCTTAGATTTCACCTCGTTCCAGGCGGCTATGGCATCGTTCCTGCTGTGACGGGTGTTGTGGGGGTCGTTGAAATAGTCCCGGATGAAGCGGTTATATTCAAACTGCGGTGAGATGACCCGTTCATAGGACGGGTCTTTTTTCCGTTTCTCCTCATCATGCCAGGCTTGAACGGCATCCCGATAGGTCTTCCCGATGTTTTCCATGAAGTAGTTTTGGATAAAGGTACTGAAATGGAAGTTCGGGATGACGGACTGGAAGAAGGTACGCACGTGCTGACTGCATCGGTGTCCTTCCGGAATGATTGTATCAAGGGAGAGAGTCACCGGTTGAACGGCCTTCGGTCTGGCAGTCCGGGAAGGTTTCAGCATGATCCCGGTTTCGAGGAAATGCCCGATGCGCGTGCTTATTTCTTCTTTGGATCCGGATGCACTCATCCCTATGGATCTGCAGAACAGTTGGAGTTCTGATTTTAGCCAATAGTACTCTCTGAACTGGTTTGCAGGAGTTTCTTTCGATAATTCAGGCCTCATGGTATTTTCCTCCAAATTATGGTTTTATTCTTATAGTATAGAACGTTTGTTCCTTTTTGGGAAGAAAAAAAACACCCGCCCTCAGGCAGGTGTTGGGTCAATGGCTTAGTATCCGTCGACAACAAGATCGAGCTTTCCAGTTGCCGGATCGATGACGAGTCCGTGGACAGGCGTTTTCTTGTCCATGAGCGGATGATTTTTGATCATATCAACGCTGTGGGCGACGCTTTCTTGAACGGAGTCAAAGCCCTTCAACCAGTCGTGTAGGTCGATGCCGGAATAGTTGAGCGTACCCAGGGTATCCTCGCTGATACCGCGTTCTTTCATCTTATCGACCATCTTATGGCTGTCGATGGCGCTCATGCCGCAGTCATGATGTCCGATGACGATGACTTCATCTGCCTGTAGCTCATACACGGCAACGAGAAGGCTGCGCATGATACTTCCGAATGGATGTGTCAGGATGGCGCCGGCATTTTTGACGATTTTGACATCGCCGTTTTTGATGTTCATGGATTTAGGGAGTAGTTCCACCAAGCGTGTATCCATGCATGTGAGGATAACGAGCCGCTTATCCGGGAACTTGGTGGTACGGTACTGCTCATACGCTTTTTCTTCCACGAATTGTTCGTTGTAGTCGAGGATGGTGTTCAATAGAGTCATTGGTTCTTCTCCCTTTCGCTAATTAGTCAACTCCTGCTGAAGCAGGGTTTCAATCTCTTTTATTTTATCCATCACTTCTTGTCGATTCCAGTCCGATGTATTGGAAAGTTTTAAATAAAGGGAGGAAACCTTGGCAAGAGCTTCGTTTCCATTCGGATTTTTCCTTGGAAAAGGAGAGTTTCCCATCAAGTCGAATAGACCATTCATCTTGTCTGATACCTTTTGGTACTGATCATCCTTTGAGATGATGGCAACGTGATAATGCTGGTGATGATCAGAGAATCGATAATGGAGGTCGAATAAACCAAAGGCATTGTCCTTCTTCAAATTGAGCTCCATGGTACCGTCTGGGACCTTATGAATCATTCTGGCAAATTTCGGTGAACTCTCTTCCTCGACGATGGAAAGGAAATTTTCGCCGATATCAAGGAATTCGTAACCAGGGTTGGAGGCATCGATTACGTTGAACTTCCGATCGATCAACAGGTAAGGGATAGGGCATAGGTGCAGGTTTTCCACATGATCACTCCTAGATTAAGGGAGTATGGATGTCATTGCCCTCCTTACGGTTGTTGGAGGTAAGGTGACATGTGGGATAACATTCAGGGAGGCCCTTTTATGATTGGCAAAGCTCGTGGTGGAGGAGGTCAACTTTCCAGTGACACGGATTGTTTCGAAAGGTCGGCAAGATGGCTGTTCAATTCATCCAGATCATTGAAGGTCATTACCTGTTCCTTCTCAAGGAAGTCCAATTTATATTGGGCAACAAGCCTTCCCCCTACTACTATATTAATCTTTTCATTTACTTTTCTAATCGATTCGATGCACGTTTTCAGTTTGCCCAGCTCAGTGGTCATCCCGATTGAAATCCCGACCATCTGCGGTTGCCAGGCTTCAATAAACGTGACGGCATCTTTGATGGGAACATTGGCCCCTAAGAAACGGGTGTTCCATTTATGTTCTTTGAAGATTTCATTTGCCAATTCCAGCCCGAGACTGTGCTGCTCCCCCTCAATGCAGAATAGGAGGGCCTTCGGCTGATCTTTCCCTGCTTTATGTTCATTCATCAGATAAGAGAGGAGATACTTCAAGGTGGCCGTGGCTAAATGCTCATCAGCGACAGTGATTTGATTCTTCTCCCACATTTCACCGATTCTATACATGGAAGGTTTGACGACCTTTTCATAAAAAGACAGGTGATCCATCTTTGATTCAATGGCTGACGAGTGTAGTTCAAGCAATGAATGCACGTCCCCTTGCAGGATTGACTTCGTAAAAGTCTGGACTAGCTGATTCATCTTCATCACTCCTGAGATGGTGAAAAATACCTTATTCTATATTCCATAAATAAATGAAAAATCCTTCTTCCATCACACAATTGTCCCAGTTGACTTTTTGAATGGATTTCCATTATGATAACGCTTGAACAACCAGTTGACAGGCCATGGAGCGTATTGAAAATATACGCCTGGGGCTATCATTCAAGCGTACCAAACATTGGGTGCATTTGCAATGGATACAGGTCCATGCCCCGTACGACTGATAAGGAGGACGTTTCATGTCAGGCAGAAAAGATGAAGATCTTACAGACTTGTCCCTTTTAGGGAATCAAGGTACAAACTATCTATTCGAATATGCTCCTGAGATCCTGGAAGCATTCGATAATAAACATCCCAACAGGGACTACTTCGTGAAATTCAATTGTCCGGAATTTACGAGCCTTTGTCCGAAAACCGGACAGCCGGATTTTGCCACCATCTACATCAGCTATATCCCTGGCGAAAAAATGGTGGAAAGCAAATCGCTTAAATTGTACTTGTTCAGCTTCCGTAACCATGGTGATTTCCATGAAGATTGCATGAACATCATCATGAATGATCTGATCGAACTCATGGATCCACGTTATATCGAGGTCTGGGGCAAGTTCACTCCTCGCGGCGGCATCTCCATCGATCCATACACGAACTACGGGAAACCGGGTACGAAATATGAGGAAATGGCGTTCCATCGCTTGATGAATCATGATATGTATCCTGAGACCATCGACAATCGTTGATGGTGAAGGCGATCCATTGCGATCGTCTTTTTTTTATGTCTCCAGCTTGTTGAATCTAGTAAAATAGGAAGTGGCTCCCGGATAAGGGAAGAGAAATGCAGAAAAGAAGGGACGGAATATGAAATCATATCGTGCATCATTATGTGTGCTCATCGGGGCAAGCAGCTACGGCATCCACGCCTCGGTTGTAAAGCTGGGTCTGGGAAAAGGCTATGCGGTCCCGGATATCACCGGACTTCAATATTTATTCGGCTTGGTGATGCTGTTCGCCGCCTTTTTATTCACACGCAAGGTGAAGATGACGGTCGGACAGGTGTCCGCACTCTTGGGAGTAGGGGTGTTTTTAAGTTTAACGGGGATTTTTTATGGCATGAGCCTCAGTCTCATCCCTGCGTCCATCGCCGTCGTGATGCTGTTCCAGTTCACCTGGATCGGAGTACTGATTGAAGCCCTCTATGTAAGGAAAGTACCTTCAAAAAAGAAACTGGTTTCGGTCCTGCTTTTATGGATTGGTACGTTATTCGCCGGCGGCTTGGGTTCATCCCGGGGATTTGATTGGACTGGTAACTCGCTCGGACTGTTGTATGGATTCGGTGCTGCCGTCACGTTTGCCTTATTTATGTTTTTCAGCGGGAAGGCAGCAAGAAGCCTACCAACCTTTCAAAAAAGCATGATGATTTCCTTGGGTGGCATACTGGTTGTGCTGGCGGTTTTTCAGCCATCTTTCATCCAACAGCCGTCCAAAATTATTGAAATGACGGATTTCGGCCTGCTGGTGGCCATTTTCGGGAACATCCTACCCGTTGTCTTCTTCGCCATTGGTACACCACATCTTGATTCAAGTATGTCGACGATCATGGGGGCAGCGGAGCTTCCAGCCGCCATCCTGGCTGCCATGTGGATCCTACATGAGCAGGTGGCCATCTTTCAATTTGCGGGGATCGCCCTGATTCTGGCAGGAATCATCATTCCACAGATACAGACAAGACAAAAGAAGAGTTTTGGTTAAAGCGCCGGATTGTTTCGGCGTTTTTTTCTTTTAAAACCCTTTCAATTGTCGCAATTATTAAACCTTATTTATTTAACCGGCTTCCCTTTACAAAGGGGTGCAAAGGGCTTTATAATGCGCGTTGTTCAACTTTTTAAAGGCACGGATTATTCATATAAAGGAGGTTGCGGAGATGCGGCAAAAGATTTTTTCATTCTTGATGATGAACGTCGGAGCATTGCTGGTTGCGGTCAACGTTCATTTTTTCCTATCACCCAATGATTTAGCGACTGGAGGAGTGAGCGGTCTGTCGATTATCATGAATCACGTGTTCCCGGGTATGTCGCTTGGGCTCTTCATGATTCTCATCAATCTGATCTTGTTCGTGGTCGGCCTGATTTTCCTTGGCTTCAGTTTCGGGGCAAAAACGGTGTATGCAAGTTTCGCCCTGTCATTCTATGTTTGGCTTCTTGAGACGGTTGCACCGATCCATGCACCGCTATCAAATGATGTCCTGATCCAGCTCATCATCGGCCAATGCATCGCCGCAATCGGAATGGCCATCGTTTTTCATCAGGACGCTTCCACCGGCGGGACCGATATCATCGCCATGATCCTGAACAAATACTTCAATATCGAAGTGGGGCGCGGGGTCCTGCTATCAGATTTGACCATCGCACTTTCTTCTGCGATCCTATTCGGTCCACAGGTCGGGATGTACGCCTTCTTCGGGGTGATCCTGAATGGCTTGGTGATCGACTATGTACTCTCACAATTCAATTCCAATAAAGAAGTGGTGATCATCAGCCGCCACAGCTCAGAGATCAAGTCGTATATCGTCCACGAGCTTGGAAAGGGTGCAACGGTCCATACGGCGACGGGTGCCTTCACTTCTGATGAGAAGGAAGTCATCACCACGATCTTGGGACGCAAGGATTATTCCCGGTTAAAGGGCTTCATCACGAAAACCGACAACAAGGCATTCATCACCGCCCATACGATGAATGAAATCCTTGGTCAGAACTTTAAACGTTTAGCATAAGAAAAAGCCTGAGGAGCGCCCCTCAGGCTTTTTCATATGTTCATTCCGCTTGCTTGAAGTTATTCTGGATGAAGGCTTCTTCCTCTTCCTTATTCATGATGCCGTAGGCTTCTCCTACTGTGCCGCCTTGGAGGGTCCAAAAGTAGTTATGATCCTTGTCGATGCTAGAGAAATCTTCACTCTTCCACTTTTCGGCGATGTCTTGAAGTTTGTCTTTGTGATCGAAGGAAGAGGCATGAATGGTATCAAGAACGGTTTGGACGGTTTCTGGTATCATGGGGATGGCTCCCCATTTATCTTGTGAGCGGACTTTCTGGTGGGTCATTTTGTGCATGATGGAGACAATATCCTTTTCTTCGGCGTTTTCAGGGATCTTCAAGGTATATTCGATTCCTCCGATGGTACCTGTCTGCTCCCTGACTTCTTCTTCCTTGGTTGCGTAAGGTGAGTTTTTATCTTCAGGTTTTTCAGCTTTTGCTGGGTTTGCCTTCTCCTCGAAAGCCGATGCGTTCTCAAATATTTTATAAGCCCCGAACCCCACAAAGGCGGCTAGCCCTAGTGCAATAAGGGAGATGGTTAAGATTTTTTTCATTCTCAGCCTCCAGGTAAGTTGGGTTGGGGTGTGTGGTTGATTGGGTGTTTGTTTGTAAATCATAGCAAAAAAATAACAAAAAAGCACTATTTTAAGTATAATTTACCATTTGTGAAACAAGTTGATTTTTGCCGTATTTCCAGCCGGAGGAGAAGGACCTTGGGATGAATGAATTCATCCCTGGTCCTTCTCCTCCGGCTGGACTTTTCAGCTTTGCTGAAAAGCGAGGGAACCTTGGTTCACTCGAATTCGGCAAAAATCGCGTATACACAGCACTTATAAAGTGGTTGCCATATCATTCTGAATTGCCTTATAATAACATTATATTATGTGCTACCAAAAGGAGGTGGAATTGAGATGAATCGTTCTGTAGGATTGCGTGGGAAGTATTTGGATTTTATTTACTACTGCCGTGCAATTTTTCATATTGTTGCGTTCAAGGGGACACGTATGCCCTTTTTTAGCAACTGAATATGAATACTGAACGGTAAGAGGTCTCAATTCCAATCACTTGATAGAACGGAAGGAGGGGGCGTTTTTCGCCTTCTTTTTTTATGCCTGATTAAGGATTAAGAAGCCGTGGACTGCTTATGCACGGCTTTTTGTCGTGGATCATGTGCCTCTTGCCGTATTAACGGATGAATGAAAGGAAGAGGAATATGATTATTTGCAGCGCACAACAGATCAGTAAAATGTACGGGGGCCATCCTGTTTTTGAGCAATTGACCTTTGAAATACCCCAGGGGGCGAGAATCGGTCTTGTGGGGAGGAATGGGACGGGTAAGACGACGCTATTCAAGCTTCTTGCAGGAACCGACACCCCTGACTCGGGGACGATTTCGATGAAAAAGAACGCAAAAATCGGCTATCTTGCCCAAATACCGGAGTATCCGGAAGGGACATTGGGAATCGACGTCCTGAAGTCGGCGTTCTCCGATCTCGTGGCCATCGGTGAAAAGCTCAAGGAGTTGGAAGGGAAAATGGGCGAAGGACACGGGGACCTGGACGCGATCCTTGAAGAATATGGACGATTCCAGGATCTCTTCAGCAATGAAGGAGGGTATGAGATGGAGGCGTCTATTGCCATGGTCGTGAATGGACTTGGGATCCAGGGACTTCTTGATAAAGAGTTTTCCTCCTGCAGTGGAGGCGAGCAGACGAAGCTATGCCTAGGATTCATCCTTCTTCAGGAACCGGACCTTCTCCTGTTGGACGAACCGACGAACCATCTTGATATCACCGCCGTCGAGTGGCTGGAGCACTTTTTGACCGACTATAACGGCACGGTGATGTGTATTTCCCATGACCGCTACTTTTTGGATCATGTGATCAATAAGGTGTACCACCTTGAAGACGGGGAAATAACCATGTATCACACCGATTATTCGGGATTTGTGAAAGAAAAGGAAGAGAGGTTGATGATTGAATTCCAGGCCTATCAGGAGCAGCAGAAGAAAATCAAGAAAATGAAGGAGGCCATCAAGCGTCTGAGAGAATGGGCGAATCAGGCGAACCCTCCCAATGAAGGCCTTCACAAGCGGGCACGCAATATGGAAAGGGCCCTTGAGAGGATGGAGAAGCTGAAGCGTCCGGTGCTGGATCGCAGGAAGATGGGATTGGAGTTCGAAGGCGGTGATCGGAGCGGGAAAGTCGTGTTCTCCATGGAGGGTGCTTCAAAGTCCTTTGATGGACGCACTCTCTTCCATGACGCCCATATGGACCTTCGTTTCAAGGACCGCACCGCCATCGTCGGACAGAACGGGACGGGGAAGTCGACCATCGTCAAGATCCTCCTGGGGGAGATGACCGCTGACGGCGGGGACGTGAAGATCGGTAGCAATGTGAAAATGGGGTATCTTTCCCAACATTTTGTGATGGCGGATCCTGAAGCCCGTCTCATCGACGCATTCCGGGATGAAGTGGCGGTGACGGAAGGAGAAGCGCGTCATATCCTTGCGCGGTTCATGTTTTATGGACCGAATGTGTTCCGGAAGGTTGGACAGCTGAGCGGCGGGGAAAAGATGAGACTGCGGCTTGCCCAGCTCATGCACCAGGATCTCAACCTCCTCGTTCTCGATGAACCGACCAATCATCTCGACATCGATTCACGGGAGGTCCTGGAGGAAGCCCTTGAGGAGTTCAATGGTACGATCCTTGCTGTATCCCATGATCGCTATTTCCTCAACAAGCTATTCCAGAAAACGTACTGGATTCACGAAGGGCGGCTCTATTTCTTTGAAGGTCCATACACCTGGGCCAAGGAAAAGCTCCAGGAGCAGATCCCGGTTGAGCGTCCATTGGAGAAAAAGGGTGCAGTGACAAAACCACGTGAAAAAGAAAAAAAGATGGCAACAACTGACACCATCGAAGCAGAGCTTGAAGCACTTGAGACGGAAATTGCTTTGATTGAAGACCGTCTCCAGGCAGAAGAGGACCTTGGGGTGCTCCAGGAACTTCATGAAGAACTGGAACGGCTTGAAGAACAGAGGGAGCTTAAGTACATTCAATATGAAGAACAGCTATCGTGAAAGGGAGGAAGCATATCATGGAGGCAAAAGTGGTGATTGTAGGTGCAGGTTTATCGGGAATCATGGCGGCACGGACTCTTGTGGAAAGAGGGGTAACAGACATCCTCCTCGTTGAAAAGAGCAGGAGCGTGGGGGGGCGACTCGCAACGAGGCGGATCGGAGAAGGGAAGGCAGATCACGGTGCCCAGTTCTTCACGGTGCGCTCCCCGAAATTAGAGAAAGAAGTAGAGTCTTGGCTTCAGAAGGGATGGGTCCGCCGTTGGTTCGGTGATGCCCATCCACGGTACACCGGTACGGAAGGCATGAATGCCCTTGCCAAGAATCTGGCAGCAGGGCTACCCGTGCGTTTGAATACCAAGATCCTTTCCATCACGGAACATCCTGATGGATGCGAGTTGAAGCTTGAGGAAGGCGGGGTGATCAAAGCCGATCACGTGCTCATCACCGCCCCGGCACCCCAGGCAGCGGAGTTGATTGGGATAGAAGTCCCTGTCACTTTCCGTCCCTGCCTCGTTGGGTTGCTGACACTTGGTGGTCCTTCCCTTCTTCCGGCGCCAGGGCATCTGGATGGGGGCAGCCTGCCACAAGGAGTAGAACGGATCGTCGACCATAAGGCAAAGGGGATATCCTCTACGCCCGTATTATCTATCTATATGACAGGGGAATGGAGTGAGGAGCATTTCTCCGAATCAGATGAAAAGGTCCTTGCCCTCATCACGGATCTCGTTCGACCATTTTTGGGAGATGGAAGTAAAGGTAACGGCAGCCAGGTGAAAAGGTGGAAGTACGCCGAAGCGGCTGAAGTCATCAATCAACCTTTCCTAGAGGCGGGCAAAAGGACGGTCCTGTGTGGGGATGCGTTTTTGACGAAAGAAGATGAATCCGGTAAAACACGTTTTGAGAGCGCCTATCTCTCGGGAAAATCTTCTGGTGAATTCCTTGCTGATCGCGTAGGCGAATCCTGAATAGGCATCCCCCATTAACTGCACACTAAAGAAAAAAAGAGGCAGGGATTGGAATGGACCTACAGCTGCAACGAGCTGAACAGAAACAGATCGAAACCATTATGGACATCTATGTGCGTTGTCGGGAAGAGTTGGAACAACAAGGCCTTCTCCAATGGGGAGATCATTATCCGAGCAGGGAGTACTTCCTTCGCGAAATCAAGGCGGGAAGTCTTTATATCCTTTTGGCCGACGGAGTCATTGCAGGATGTGTGACACTGAATGAATGGCAGTCTCCTGAATGGGCTGATATTTCCTGGAAGTATGATGACGAGTGGGTCGTGCACGCCTATTTCCTCGATCCTGTTTACCAGGGGCAGGGATTGGGGTCTGCTTTCTTGAGCGAGTGTGAATCCCTGGCGGCCACCAAAGGGTATAAGAGTATAAGGCTTGATGCCTATGGAAGGAATAAAGGGGCAAATGTCCTGTATGAAAAGAATGGGTATGAATTTCGAGGTTCAATCCGCTTCACGTCCCGTCCTGAAGGCCATCAGGAATATCACTGCTACGAAAAACGCCTGTAATGCAATCCGTCCCAAAGGAAAAAGTCCTATTGGAATGGTATACTAACAGGTACAGTAAAGAAGCAAGGATGAGATACTATTGATGCCACTCCTGGATGAAGCACAGGCCTTTTTGATACAGTTTTATCATGAATCGGAGAAAAGCGGAACGGACCTTAAGGAAAGGTTGCGTGAAGTAAGGGAAGAAATTGATTCCACGGGTACCTATACCCATACGAAAGAGGAATTGACGTTCGGTGCAAAGCTTGCCTGGCGTAACAGCAACCGGTGCATCGGACGATTGTTCTGGAATTCCCTCCAAGTGTTCGACCGTCGGGATGCCACCACGGAAGAAGAGGTGCTGGGCGCTTTGGAAGCCCACCTGGAGTATGCGACAAACGGCGGGAAGATCCGACCGACCATCACGGTATTCAGACCGTCTGAATGTGACGAAGAGGACATCCGCCTTTGGAATCACCAGCTGGTTCGATATGCGGGGTATGAGGACGGAAGGGGGGACCCCCATTCCATCGAATTCACCCAAAAATGCAGGGCACTGGGATGGGAAGGAGAAGGAACGGATTTTGATGTCCTGCCTCTTGTCGTCCAGATCGGCGACCGTTCGCCTGTCTGGAGGTCTATTCCACAAGATCTAGCCCTCGAAGTGCCGCTCCGACACCCTGAATATCCATGGTTCGGGGACCTGGGGCTGAAATGGTACGGGGTTCCCCTCATATCGGATATGGAACTCAAAGTCGGAGGTATTTCCTATAAAGCAGCCCCGTTCAATGGCTGGTATATGGAAACGGAAATAGGAGCCCGGAATCTCGCAGACGAGACGCGCTACAATCTTTTGCCCAAAGTGGCAGGTCATATGGGACTGGATACATCCAGAAACATCACGCTTTGGAAAGATAAAGCCCTTATTGAGCTGAATATTGCCGTCCTCCATTCCTTCAAAGAACAAGGGGTCAACATTGTGGATCACCACACGGCAGCCCAGCAGTTCCGCCTTTTTGAAGAAAATGAAAAAAAGGCAGACCGGAAAGTCACAGGTGATTGGACATGGCTGATTCCGCCCGTATCACCGGCCACGACGCATATCTTTCATAAGGAATACGATAACACGTGGAAATCCACCAACTACTTTTATCAAAAAAAGCCTTACTGACAAAAAAGCCGCTCACAACATCGTGAGCGGCTTTTCTCATTACATGGAATAAGGGGGGCGTTTGGATACTTCATAATAGCGATACCAAAACCGGAACTCATCAAACAGGGTAGAACGGTCGAATGAAAAGTGCTCGAAGAAATCCTCCAGTAGCCACATCTCGGCGTCATCCAATATTCCCGTCACGAACAAGGGCGTCCGGAAGCGTTTATATAAGTCTTCATGCCCATAATAGTGAAACAAGTCTTCCACCTGTTGCTCCGTCAATCCGATCACATCCTTTTGGATAGTTTCTCATGTGAAGACGGTATTTATGCTGTTAAAGTGAAAATGGGTCATGGTACAAGCACAGGTTGTACCACTTGCATAGAATACATTATGTGAAGCCACTCCTTTCATCTTCACACTGGGGGACACCGCCGTCCCCCTCATTACATAAAGAAAAAGAGCTCAGACCGCGCTGAGCTCTTCTTTTGATTCTTAAATATCTGCTGCAAGGACGATTTCCCCTTGGGGCAGCTCGCTATTGGCATCGGGTTCAAGGGACACGGCCACTTGATCCCAATCTTTTTCAGTGAATTCTTCATTGAATTTGAAGATGACCGATCCTTTACCATCACCGCTCGTGACGAAGGTTCCTGCACGTTCGGGCTTTTCATCCTTGATGAGCCAGACCTGGTACACTTCCTTATCGGAGAGTTTCGCAAGGTCCGAAGCCTGCACGACCATGCTGGTTTGCTTTCCTTGCTTGATGATGCTCGCGGTTCCCCTGCCTTCTCCGCTGACAGGAGCAAGCTCTGCGTACTCGACCACCTCATCGATCGTGGCTTCCTCCACCACACGCTTTTGATCTTCAAGCTGGGTG from Rossellomorea marisflavi includes the following:
- a CDS encoding DUF6241 domain-containing protein; the protein is MKKILTISLIALGLAAFVGFGAYKIFENASAFEEKANPAKAEKPEDKNSPYATKEEEVREQTGTIGGIEYTLKIPENAEEKDIVSIMHKMTHQKVRSQDKWGAIPMIPETVQTVLDTIHASSFDHKDKLQDIAEKWKSEDFSSIDKDHNYFWTLQGGTVGEAYGIMNKEEEEAFIQNNFKQAE
- a CDS encoding RAxF-45 family protein — translated: MNRSVGLRGKYLDFIYYCRAIFHIVAFKGTRMPFFSN
- the abc-f gene encoding ribosomal protection-like ABC-F family protein, with the translated sequence MIICSAQQISKMYGGHPVFEQLTFEIPQGARIGLVGRNGTGKTTLFKLLAGTDTPDSGTISMKKNAKIGYLAQIPEYPEGTLGIDVLKSAFSDLVAIGEKLKELEGKMGEGHGDLDAILEEYGRFQDLFSNEGGYEMEASIAMVVNGLGIQGLLDKEFSSCSGGEQTKLCLGFILLQEPDLLLLDEPTNHLDITAVEWLEHFLTDYNGTVMCISHDRYFLDHVINKVYHLEDGEITMYHTDYSGFVKEKEERLMIEFQAYQEQQKKIKKMKEAIKRLREWANQANPPNEGLHKRARNMERALERMEKLKRPVLDRRKMGLEFEGGDRSGKVVFSMEGASKSFDGRTLFHDAHMDLRFKDRTAIVGQNGTGKSTIVKILLGEMTADGGDVKIGSNVKMGYLSQHFVMADPEARLIDAFRDEVAVTEGEARHILARFMFYGPNVFRKVGQLSGGEKMRLRLAQLMHQDLNLLVLDEPTNHLDIDSREVLEEALEEFNGTILAVSHDRYFLNKLFQKTYWIHEGRLYFFEGPYTWAKEKLQEQIPVERPLEKKGAVTKPREKEKKMATTDTIEAELEALETEIALIEDRLQAEEDLGVLQELHEELERLEEQRELKYIQYEEQLS
- a CDS encoding NAD(P)/FAD-dependent oxidoreductase — encoded protein: MEAKVVIVGAGLSGIMAARTLVERGVTDILLVEKSRSVGGRLATRRIGEGKADHGAQFFTVRSPKLEKEVESWLQKGWVRRWFGDAHPRYTGTEGMNALAKNLAAGLPVRLNTKILSITEHPDGCELKLEEGGVIKADHVLITAPAPQAAELIGIEVPVTFRPCLVGLLTLGGPSLLPAPGHLDGGSLPQGVERIVDHKAKGISSTPVLSIYMTGEWSEEHFSESDEKVLALITDLVRPFLGDGSKGNGSQVKRWKYAEAAEVINQPFLEAGKRTVLCGDAFLTKEDESGKTRFESAYLSGKSSGEFLADRVGES
- a CDS encoding GNAT family N-acetyltransferase, which produces MDLQLQRAEQKQIETIMDIYVRCREELEQQGLLQWGDHYPSREYFLREIKAGSLYILLADGVIAGCVTLNEWQSPEWADISWKYDDEWVVHAYFLDPVYQGQGLGSAFLSECESLAATKGYKSIRLDAYGRNKGANVLYEKNGYEFRGSIRFTSRPEGHQEYHCYEKRL
- a CDS encoding nitric oxide synthase oxygenase, with the translated sequence MPLLDEAQAFLIQFYHESEKSGTDLKERLREVREEIDSTGTYTHTKEELTFGAKLAWRNSNRCIGRLFWNSLQVFDRRDATTEEEVLGALEAHLEYATNGGKIRPTITVFRPSECDEEDIRLWNHQLVRYAGYEDGRGDPHSIEFTQKCRALGWEGEGTDFDVLPLVVQIGDRSPVWRSIPQDLALEVPLRHPEYPWFGDLGLKWYGVPLISDMELKVGGISYKAAPFNGWYMETEIGARNLADETRYNLLPKVAGHMGLDTSRNITLWKDKALIELNIAVLHSFKEQGVNIVDHHTAAQQFRLFEENEKKADRKVTGDWTWLIPPVSPATTHIFHKEYDNTWKSTNYFYQKKPY